From Amycolatopsis sp. cg9, one genomic window encodes:
- a CDS encoding ATP-binding protein: MRFSRQVLLLQIGVVALVVGLGVALVSVLLRNTLTDQYGLRALAIAKSVAADPVVIANAAAKVPGGPLEDRVLAVTKVNEALFVVITDDKGIRLAHPTRSEIGKPVSTSPERALAGQDEISAVQSGTLGLSVRSKTPIWQGRRVVGEVSVGFDVADPTGDFNQLLVITLVFAGGALLLGAGASALLNRRLRRVTHGLEPHELTELLYEREAVLHGIGEGVLAVDEANRVSVRNDEAERLLGTELPIGAALAELELSPRLHKAVGEGRPVDNLLAVAGNRVLVVNSRAVRLDDRPIGTVLTFRDRTDLDALTRELDGIRALSDGLRAQRHEFANRLHTLYGLLQLGHHTEAVEYLQTLTDSPSARPSELGDAVADPYLQALLVAKTEQAQEKGLTLKLADDTWVPTAVTDPIAANTVIGNLVDNALHAARMGPRRPATVEISLLAEGGTLHVSVVDSGPGVPEDLRRTLFDEGVSTKIAPGHGLGLALARQAARAHGGDVWLADPGTGETGALFVAKLPGTLTEDR, translated from the coding sequence ATGCGGTTCAGCAGGCAGGTGCTGCTGCTGCAGATCGGCGTGGTGGCCCTGGTCGTCGGGCTCGGCGTCGCGCTGGTCAGCGTTCTGCTGCGGAACACCCTCACCGACCAGTACGGGCTGCGCGCGCTGGCCATCGCGAAGTCCGTCGCGGCGGACCCGGTCGTGATCGCGAACGCCGCCGCTAAGGTCCCCGGCGGCCCGCTCGAGGACCGCGTCCTCGCCGTCACGAAGGTCAACGAAGCCCTGTTCGTGGTGATCACCGACGACAAGGGCATCCGGCTCGCCCACCCGACGCGCTCCGAGATCGGCAAGCCGGTGAGCACGTCGCCGGAGCGGGCGCTCGCCGGGCAGGACGAGATCAGCGCGGTGCAGAGCGGCACGCTCGGCTTGTCCGTGCGCAGCAAGACCCCGATCTGGCAGGGGCGGCGCGTGGTCGGCGAGGTCAGCGTCGGCTTCGACGTGGCCGACCCGACCGGCGACTTCAACCAGCTCCTGGTGATCACGCTCGTGTTCGCCGGCGGGGCGCTGCTGCTCGGCGCGGGCGCGTCGGCCCTGCTGAACCGGCGGCTGCGGCGCGTCACGCACGGGCTCGAGCCGCACGAACTGACCGAGCTGCTCTACGAACGCGAAGCCGTGCTGCACGGGATCGGCGAGGGCGTGCTCGCCGTGGACGAGGCCAACCGCGTCTCGGTCCGCAACGACGAGGCCGAACGCCTGCTCGGCACCGAGCTCCCGATCGGCGCGGCGCTGGCGGAGCTCGAACTCAGCCCGCGGCTGCACAAAGCCGTCGGCGAAGGACGGCCGGTCGACAACCTCCTGGCCGTGGCCGGGAACCGCGTGCTGGTCGTCAATTCGCGCGCGGTCCGGCTGGACGACCGGCCGATCGGCACGGTGCTGACCTTCCGCGACCGCACCGACCTCGACGCGCTCACCCGCGAGCTCGACGGCATCCGCGCGCTGTCCGACGGCCTGCGCGCGCAGCGGCACGAGTTCGCCAACCGGCTGCACACGCTCTACGGGCTGCTCCAGCTCGGCCACCACACCGAGGCCGTCGAGTACCTGCAGACGCTGACGGACTCGCCGTCGGCGCGGCCGAGCGAGCTGGGCGACGCCGTCGCCGACCCGTACCTGCAGGCGCTGCTCGTCGCGAAAACCGAGCAGGCGCAGGAAAAGGGCCTCACGCTCAAGCTCGCCGACGACACCTGGGTGCCCACGGCGGTGACCGACCCGATCGCGGCGAACACCGTGATCGGCAACCTCGTCGACAACGCCCTGCACGCCGCGCGGATGGGCCCGCGACGGCCCGCGACGGTGGAAATCAGCCTGCTGGCCGAGGGCGGCACGCTGCACGTGTCCGTTGTGGACAGTGGGCCCGGCGTGCCGGAAGACCTGCGGCGGACGTTGTTCGACGAAGGCGTCTCGACGAAGATCGCGCCCGGCCACGGCCTCGGCCTGGCGCTCGCCCGGCAGGCCGCGCGCGCCCACGGCGGCGACGTCTGGCTGGCCGACCCCGGTACGGGCGAGACAGGTGCCCTGTTCGTCGCCAAGCTGCCCGGAACGCTGACGGAGGACCGATGA
- a CDS encoding ABC transporter ATP-binding protein encodes MVPPLIELTGATKRFPSGSGSVHTAVRDLTMTVQPGEFVAVVGPTGCGKSTTLSLVSGLQPPSAGRVRVNGEDVKSIPDGVGYMFQTDAVMPWRSVLENVASGPRFRGVPKAEARAQAVDWIARVGLAGFEKYYPHQLSGGMRKRVALAQTLVTKPKILLMDEPFSALDVQTRALMQDELLRLWSGSGAAVIFVTHDLDEAIALADKVVVLTTSPATVKDVFEIPLERPRKVEDLRLTEDFRKLYADIWESLRSEVDKAREKGASNVA; translated from the coding sequence ATGGTTCCCCCACTGATCGAACTCACCGGAGCCACCAAACGGTTCCCGAGCGGGTCCGGTTCCGTGCACACGGCCGTCCGCGATCTGACCATGACCGTGCAGCCCGGCGAGTTCGTCGCCGTGGTCGGCCCGACGGGCTGCGGCAAGTCGACGACGCTCTCGCTGGTCTCCGGGCTGCAGCCGCCGTCCGCCGGCCGGGTGCGGGTGAACGGCGAGGACGTGAAGTCCATCCCGGACGGGGTCGGCTACATGTTCCAGACCGACGCCGTGATGCCGTGGCGCTCCGTGCTGGAGAACGTCGCCTCCGGCCCGCGCTTCCGCGGCGTGCCGAAGGCCGAGGCCCGCGCGCAGGCCGTCGACTGGATCGCCCGCGTCGGGCTCGCGGGCTTCGAGAAGTACTACCCGCACCAGCTTTCCGGCGGCATGCGCAAGCGCGTCGCGCTGGCCCAGACGCTGGTCACCAAGCCGAAGATCCTGCTGATGGACGAGCCGTTCTCGGCGCTGGACGTCCAGACGCGGGCGCTGATGCAGGACGAGCTGCTGCGGCTGTGGTCGGGTTCGGGGGCCGCGGTGATCTTCGTGACGCACGACCTCGACGAGGCCATCGCGCTGGCGGACAAGGTCGTCGTGCTGACGACGTCGCCGGCCACCGTGAAGGACGTCTTCGAAATCCCGCTGGAGCGGCCGCGGAAGGTCGAGGACCTGCGGCTCACCGAGGACTTCCGCAAGCTCTACGCGGACATCTGGGAATCACTGCGCAGCGAGGTCGACAAGGCCCGTGAGAAGGGAGCGAGCAATGTCGCTTGA
- a CDS encoding ABC transporter permease, whose amino-acid sequence MSLETPAAPSAPLPVLETEQDILARAKQASAKRKRNIWLLRLAIVVVWLGSWELTATYWIDPFFYSKPSKIWERLVEWFSTGTDFGSIWYQVLVTVEEAAIGFVIGAIAGVVLGVILGRSSYLAQVLAPFIKAANALPRIVLAALFVIWFGLGLSSKVATVVVLVFFAVFFNAFTGAREVDRNLIDNARILGATRGQVLKSIVLPSATSWILSSLHVAFGFALIGAVVGEYTGAKAGMGFLIANAQGTFDTAGVYAGMLIITVVALLAEWGISSLEGRLLRWRPPSASEAAIKAV is encoded by the coding sequence ATGTCGCTTGAGACCCCCGCGGCCCCGTCCGCGCCGCTCCCGGTCCTCGAGACCGAGCAGGACATCCTGGCCCGCGCGAAGCAGGCTTCCGCGAAGCGCAAGCGCAACATCTGGCTGCTGCGCCTGGCGATCGTCGTCGTCTGGCTGGGCAGCTGGGAGCTGACCGCCACGTACTGGATCGACCCGTTCTTCTACTCGAAGCCGTCGAAGATCTGGGAGCGGCTGGTCGAGTGGTTCTCCACCGGCACCGACTTCGGCTCGATCTGGTACCAGGTCCTGGTGACCGTCGAGGAGGCCGCGATCGGGTTCGTCATCGGCGCGATCGCCGGTGTCGTGCTCGGCGTGATCCTCGGCCGCAGCTCGTACCTCGCGCAGGTGCTGGCGCCGTTCATCAAGGCCGCCAACGCGTTGCCGCGCATCGTGCTCGCCGCGCTGTTCGTGATCTGGTTCGGGCTCGGGCTGTCGTCGAAGGTCGCGACCGTCGTCGTGCTCGTGTTCTTCGCGGTGTTCTTCAACGCCTTCACCGGCGCCCGCGAGGTCGACCGGAACCTGATCGACAACGCGCGCATCCTCGGCGCGACCCGCGGCCAGGTGCTCAAGTCGATCGTGCTGCCGAGCGCGACGTCGTGGATCCTGTCGTCGCTGCACGTCGCGTTCGGCTTCGCGCTGATCGGCGCGGTGGTCGGCGAGTACACCGGCGCCAAGGCCGGCATGGGCTTCCTGATCGCCAACGCGCAAGGCACGTTCGACACCGCGGGCGTGTACGCCGGGATGCTGATCATCACGGTGGTCGCGCTGCTGGCCGAGTGGGGGATCAGCTCCCTCGAAGGCAGGCTGCTGCGCTGGCGGCCGCCGTCCGCCTCCGAAGCCGCGATCAAGGCGGTCTGA
- a CDS encoding ABC transporter substrate-binding protein: protein MRWKRTIGVVAAIAVAAAGLTGCRDSREIALGTTGRPHIKIMIGGISKVIYLPGQLAQQIGAYQRQGLDVELFDQPSGANAETSLLAGEVQGVVGFYDHTIDLQAKEQCIQSVVQFANVPGEAEMVATGKAGEIKSGKDFKGRNLGVTSLGSSTDFLTKALAARGGVSSKDYTPVKVGAGQTFISAMNQGSIDAGMTTDPTIAQLTNTGQAKVLYEMRTVEGTKAALGGLYPASSLYMGCEIVKRYPDIVQKLANAYVETLKWISTHTPEQVADIMPPSFAGGDKALYVKSLKDSLPMFTKDGRMDAAGAQNVLKVLGESSSNVKPKKDKIDLSQTYTTKFVDAAHAQAAQ, encoded by the coding sequence ATGCGCTGGAAGAGGACGATCGGCGTGGTGGCCGCGATCGCGGTCGCCGCGGCCGGGCTCACCGGGTGCCGGGACTCGCGGGAAATCGCGCTCGGCACCACCGGGCGGCCGCACATCAAGATCATGATCGGTGGCATCTCGAAGGTCATCTACCTGCCCGGGCAGCTGGCGCAGCAGATCGGCGCGTACCAGCGGCAGGGCCTCGACGTCGAGCTGTTCGACCAGCCCTCGGGCGCGAACGCCGAGACGTCGCTGCTGGCCGGCGAGGTGCAGGGGGTGGTCGGGTTCTACGACCACACGATCGACCTGCAGGCCAAGGAGCAGTGCATCCAGAGCGTCGTGCAGTTCGCGAACGTGCCGGGCGAGGCCGAGATGGTCGCGACCGGCAAGGCGGGCGAGATCAAGTCCGGCAAGGACTTCAAGGGCCGCAACCTCGGCGTCACGTCCCTGGGCTCGTCGACCGACTTCCTGACCAAGGCGCTGGCCGCGCGCGGCGGCGTCAGCTCGAAGGACTACACGCCGGTCAAGGTCGGCGCCGGGCAGACGTTCATCTCGGCGATGAACCAGGGTTCGATCGACGCCGGGATGACCACCGACCCGACGATCGCGCAGCTGACCAACACCGGGCAGGCCAAGGTGCTCTACGAGATGCGCACCGTCGAAGGCACGAAAGCCGCTTTGGGTGGTTTGTACCCGGCGAGTTCGCTGTACATGGGCTGCGAAATCGTGAAGCGGTATCCGGACATCGTGCAGAAACTGGCCAATGCGTACGTCGAGACCCTGAAATGGATTTCGACGCACACACCGGAACAAGTCGCCGACATCATGCCGCCGTCGTTCGCCGGCGGGGACAAGGCGCTGTACGTGAAGTCGCTCAAGGACAGCCTGCCGATGTTCACGAAGGACGGCCGGATGGACGCGGCGGGCGCCCAGAACGTGCTGAAGGTGCTGGGCGAGTCGTCGAGCAACGTCAAGCCGAAAAAGGACAAGATCGACCTTTCGCAGACGTACACGACGAAGTTCGTGGACGCGGCGCACGCCCAGGCGGCGCAGTAG